The DNA sequence GCGATGGCGAACGCAGCAGCGGGCTGCCGCGCCCGCGCCGGCGCCGCCGCAGCCAGCAGGCTGCGGGTGAGGTCGCGTTGTTGATCCAGCCTTCCCGCAAGACCGGCGACCAGACCGACGACGGCGCCACGGATCCGGCCAACGGAGACGCGGGCGATGCCGCCGAGGCCGAGGCCGGGGGCAAGTCAGCCCGGCCCGCCCGGCGGAGTTCGAGACGCAGGCCGCGGGACGACTCGTGACCACGGCGGAGGTGGTCGGGGGGCTGCATGCGGTCGCGGCGCTGCTGAACCATCGGCCCGAGCGGGTCAAGCGGCTCCAGGTGGCGGCAGGCGCCGCCGACGCCCGGGTCGACGCACTCGCCTCGCGGGCGCAGGCACTGGGAATCAGCGTGGAACGGGTCCGGCGCGAACGCCTCGACCGTGCGGCGGATGGGTTGAGGCATCAGGGCATACTGGCCTGGGTGAAACCGCGCGCCCGCGCGACCGAGGCGGACCTGGCCGATCGGGTTGCGGCGGGGGCGACGCTGTTGCTGGCGCTCGACGGGGTGACCGACCCGCACAATCTGGGGGCCTGCCTGCGCAGCGCCGACGCCGCCGGCGCCGCCGCGGTGATCGTGCCGCGCGACCGTAGTGCCCAGTTGACCCCGGCGGCCGCGAAGGCGGCCTCCGGTGCCGCCGAGACCGTGCCGGTGGTGGCGGTCGCAAATCTTGCCCGTTCGCTGCATCGGCTTCGTGACCAGGGATTCTGGGTGGTCGGTCTGGCCGGTGAGACCGACACCGCGCTGTATGACCTGGACCTGACGGGGCCGACCGTGCTGGTGCTGGGTGCCGAGGGCGAAGGGTTGCGGCGCCTGACCCGCGAGCACTGCGATCATCTTGCCGCCATCCCGATGGCGGGTACCGTGGCCAGCCTGAACGTGTCGGTGGCTGCCGGGATCACGCTGTTCGAGGCCGTGC is a window from the Thioalkalivibrio paradoxus ARh 1 genome containing:
- the rlmB gene encoding 23S rRNA (guanosine(2251)-2'-O)-methyltransferase RlmB codes for the protein MTTAEVVGGLHAVAALLNHRPERVKRLQVAAGAADARVDALASRAQALGISVERVRRERLDRAADGLRHQGILAWVKPRARATEADLADRVAAGATLLLALDGVTDPHNLGACLRSADAAGAAAVIVPRDRSAQLTPAAAKAASGAAETVPVVAVANLARSLHRLRDQGFWVVGLAGETDTALYDLDLTGPTVLVLGAEGEGLRRLTREHCDHLAAIPMAGTVASLNVSVAAGITLFEAVRQRRIAARRAD